CCAAGAGACCTACTAAAATGCTTATGATGTCCATTTGTCCACGTTGTTTTTAAGTGGACCAAACGCCTTTTACAAAGCACACAGAAAGGGAACCAGAACAGGTGTTACTCGCTAAGACCGGAGAGCATTTTTTCAATGGCCACCAATGCGTTCTCTGCATCGGTATCCGTTCGGGCTGCTGTGTTGTTAAGGGCCCGTACGGTAACTTCCAAGGAAGCCATTGCTAATAGGTCCTGCTTGTCGGTCATAGGATAACCTGCC
This genomic window from Flavobacteriales bacterium contains:
- a CDS encoding cell division protein ZapA produces the protein MEERSIRVELAGRAYPLTIDRSEEENVRKAVDEINESIARLKAGYPMTDKQDLLAMASLEVTVRALNNTAARTDTDAENALVAIEKMLSGLSE